From Mytilus edulis chromosome 9, xbMytEdul2.2, whole genome shotgun sequence, the proteins below share one genomic window:
- the LOC139489335 gene encoding KRAB-A domain-containing protein 2-like, which yields MVITDLLLQVNGNMSSWEDNFQIFLNELLQKKSTVLLTDEKVERIKSLIIDTKDGQKTDTPRFRQYVKDKGFQLVTCAVLGLENELCVPTKEECERPGLLAHWRRVVTVENMFKTLKLVHEGTRSHTGYHKLFKDVEDTFYGVPRSLCKEFIKGCVKCACKKPQNNIAPLKPISSKHFMHRGQLDLVDKRADPDGPFCWIGHYIDHFSKFNFFWPQERKSAIEVAHNLKVNIFSVIGLPFILQHDNGREFCNNIIRETIKIWPGGNVKIITGRPRHPRTQGLVEQVHNSLHRLLAAKRSENPGSGWLEHLYEVQYSLNTQHHSSIKVTPYEAVFGQKANDGVFVGTNATDEFINKEAIEMFISEDIPTDIDSQTDNDSQTDHDSVAKRRRLDIEADIDCIILHDLLTEETDTVSETLSLTSVDSTHDKIRQIVEKNYKHSVQNTMHFG from the exons atggtcattaccgatttatTGTTAcaagtgaatggcaatatgtcgtCTTGGGAAGATAACTTTCAAATATTTCTGAATGAACTTTTACAAAAGAAGTCAACTGTTTTACTAACTGATGAAAAGGTTGAAAGGATAAAGAGTCTTATAATTGACACTAAAGACGGACAGAAAACAGATACACCCAGATTTCGGCAATATGTCAAAGACAAAGGATTCCAACTTGTAACTTGTGCCGTTTTAGGTTTAGAGAATGAGCTGTGTGTTCCAACAAAAGAG GAATGTGAGAGACCTGGCCTTCTTGCACACTGGCGTCGTGTAGTGACAGTCGAAAATATGTTCAAGACTTTAAAGCTAGTTCACGAAGGAACTCGGTCTCATACAGGTTATCACAAACTATTCAAAGATGTTGAGGATACTTTTTACGGCGTCCCGAGAAGCCTTTGTAAGGAATTTATTAAAGGATGTGTAAAATGTGCGTGTAAGAAACCTCAAAATAACATAGCACCGTTAAAACCGATTTCATCCAAACATTTTATGCATAGGGGTCAGTTGGATTTAGTTGATAAGCGTGCAGATCCTGACGGTCCATTTTGCTGGATTGGACATTACATAGATCACTTTTCCAAATTTAACTTTTTCTGGCCACAAGAACGTAAATCCGCCATTGAAGTTGCACATAATCTAAAGGTAAACATATTTTCTGTCATTGGCCTTCCGTTCATTTTACAACATGACAATGGTCGTGAATTCTGCAATAATATTATAAGAGAAACAATAAAGATTTGGCCCGGAGGAAATGTCAAGATTATAACTGGTAGGCCTAGACATCCTCGTACTCAAGGTCTTGTAGAGCAAGTGCATAATTCATTACATAGATTACTTGCCGCAAAACGATCTGAAAACCCTGGTTCTGGCTGGCTTGAACATTTGTACGAAGTGCAGTACTCTTTGAACACGCAACATCATTCAAGTATAAAGGTAACCCCATATGAGGCGGTCTTTGGTCAAAAGGCAAACGATGGGGTATTTGTAGGAACTAACGCAACTGACGAATTTATCAACAAAGAAGCAATTGAAATGTTTATAAGCGAGGATATACCAACAGACATAGACTCACAGACGGACAATGACTCACAGACGGATCATGATTCTGTTGCAAAACGTAGGCGGCTTGATATAGAGGCAGATATTGATTGCATAATCCTGCATGATCTTTTGACAGAAGAAACTGATACAGTATCAGAAACATTGTCGTTGACAAGTGTCGACTCAACACATGACAAAATAAGGCAAATAGTggagaaaaattataaacactcTGTTCAAAACACCATGC